CCCTCGAGGATGTTGTAGGCCTCCAGGCCCAGCTCGGTGGCGCGGCGCGCGGCCGCGATCGAGCGCACACCGCTGCGGCACAACAGCACGGCCTTCTTGCCGGGCGGCACGGCAGCGCGCAGGCCAGCATCGAAGCCGGGGTTGAAGGCCATGCCCGGCCACTGCTTCCAGGCCAGGCCGATGGCGCCAGGCACATAGCCCACCCACTCGCGCTCCGCGTCGCTGCGCACGTCGACGAGCACGGCCTCGCCATGGGTCATCCAGGCGTGGGCCAGTTCGGGCAGCACGTCGCCGGCGTAGCCCTCCGCGGGCCGGATGTCCGGCTGTTCACCAGCCGATGTGCTGTCCGCGGCTGGCGAGTTGGAGGCTGCTGGGGTCATGGCGCTTTCTTCCTTTCAGTGGACTAGGGTTTGTGCGTAGAGCGGGGCACAGCCCGATAGATGATTTTTCACCAGTTCGTGAAAACCCTCTTTGTCACGCTTGTTCACGTGTCAAAGATGGGAGTCTGGGTTTTTTCCAGTCACATCTACGGAGACATACACAATGACCGACACCAAACCGAACCGCCGCCGCAGCCTCCTCAAGGGCGCAGCTGTGGCGGCCGGCGCCATGTCCGCGCCCATGGTCAGCATGGCGCAGACCACGTCCTTACGCTTCCAGAGCACCTGGCCGGCGAAGGATATCTTCCACGAGTACGCGCAGGATTTCGCCAAGAAGGTGAACGACATGGCGGGCAGCCGTCTCAAGATCGAGGTGCTGCCCGCCGGCTCCGTGGTGCCGGCCTTCCAGCTGCTGGATGCCGTGGCCAAGGGCACGCTCGATGGCGGGCACGGGGTGGTCGCCTACTGGTACGGCAAGAACTCGGCACTCGCGCTGTGGGGCTCGGGCCCGGGCTTCGGCATGGACGCCAACATGGTGCTCGCCTGGCACAACTACGGCGGCGGCAAGGCGCTGCTGGACGAGATCTACAAGGGCCTGAACCTGGATGTCGCCTCCTATCTCTACGGTCCCATGCCGACCCAGCCACTGGGCTGGTTCAAGAAGCCGGTGGCCAAGGTCGAGGATATGAAGGGCCTGAAGTTCCGCACCGTGGGCCTGGCAGTGGACGTCTTCACCGACATGGGCACGGCGGTCAATCCGCTGCCGGGCGGCGAGATCGTGCCTGCACTGGACCGCGGTCTGATCGACGCTGCCGAGTTCAACAACGCCTCCAGCGACCGCGTGCTCGGCTTCCCCGACGTGGCCAAGAACTGCATGCTGCAGAGCTTCCACCAGTCGGGCGAGCAGTTCGAGATCCTGTTCAACCGCTCCAAGCTCAACGCGCTGCCGCCCGAGCTGAAGGCGATCATCGAGTACGGCGTGCAAGCCGCAAGCGCGGACATGAGCTGGAAGGCGATCGAGCGCAATTCGGCGGACTATATCGAGCTCAAGAAGGCCGGCATCA
Above is a window of Variovorax sp. RA8 DNA encoding:
- a CDS encoding TRAP transporter substrate-binding protein, which codes for MTDTKPNRRRSLLKGAAVAAGAMSAPMVSMAQTTSLRFQSTWPAKDIFHEYAQDFAKKVNDMAGSRLKIEVLPAGSVVPAFQLLDAVAKGTLDGGHGVVAYWYGKNSALALWGSGPGFGMDANMVLAWHNYGGGKALLDEIYKGLNLDVASYLYGPMPTQPLGWFKKPVAKVEDMKGLKFRTVGLAVDVFTDMGTAVNPLPGGEIVPALDRGLIDAAEFNNASSDRVLGFPDVAKNCMLQSFHQSGEQFEILFNRSKLNALPPELKAIIEYGVQAASADMSWKAIERNSADYIELKKAGIKFYKTPDAILRAQLASWDKTVAKKATENPAFKKVLDSQRAFAERAGQWYNDYTVDFKMAYNHYFGRQAKKS
- a CDS encoding rhodanese-like domain-containing protein; the encoded protein is MTPAASNSPAADSTSAGEQPDIRPAEGYAGDVLPELAHAWMTHGEAVLVDVRSDAEREWVGYVPGAIGLAWKQWPGMAFNPGFDAGLRAAVPPGKKAVLLCRSGVRSIAAARRATELGLEAYNILEGFEGDADAEGHRGRKGGWRLRGLPWKQN